In one Brevibacillus composti genomic region, the following are encoded:
- a CDS encoding ferredoxin — protein MTTWVDKDTCIACGACGATAPDVFDYDDEGLAFNKIDDNTNSAEIPEILFDDVRDAAEGCPTDSIKVEE, from the coding sequence ATGACCACATGGGTAGACAAAGATACTTGTATCGCTTGCGGTGCTTGTGGCGCAACGGCTCCTGACGTTTTCGATTACGATGACGAGGGCCTCGCTTTCAACAAGATCGACGACAACACCAACAGCGCTGAGATTCCGGAAATCCTTTTTGACGACGTACGTGACGCGGCAGAAGGATGCCCAACTGATTCCATTAAAGTGGAAGAGTAA
- a CDS encoding manganese-dependent inorganic pyrophosphatase codes for MGKTLIFGHRNPDTDSICSALVYADLKTKLGADVEPVRLGEIGGETRFVLDTFQVAAPRLIETAANEVDQVILVDHNERQQSVSDIDQVQVVEVIDHHRIANFETSNPLYYRAEPVGCTTTILKKMYKEHGVDISKEMAGLMLSAIISDTLLLKSPTCTDQDVAAARELAEIAGVDLESYGLEMLKAGADLSDKSIQQLISLDAKEFQMGNYKVEIAQVNAVDVNEVMVRQAELEAALSAIIEEKGLDLFLFVVTDILNNDSIGLALGKAAHAVEKAYNVQLDQNKAVLKGVVSRKKQIVPVLTDTLSSM; via the coding sequence ATGGGAAAAACTCTTATCTTTGGACACCGGAATCCCGATACGGATTCCATTTGTTCTGCGCTGGTCTACGCGGATCTGAAAACCAAACTGGGCGCTGACGTAGAACCGGTTCGCCTCGGAGAAATTGGCGGGGAAACGCGCTTCGTCCTGGATACGTTTCAGGTAGCCGCCCCCCGTTTGATCGAAACAGCCGCAAATGAAGTGGATCAGGTCATCCTGGTAGATCATAACGAGCGTCAACAAAGCGTAAGCGACATCGACCAAGTGCAAGTGGTAGAGGTCATCGACCATCACCGCATCGCCAATTTTGAAACAAGCAATCCCCTCTATTACCGTGCAGAGCCTGTCGGCTGCACCACGACGATATTGAAAAAAATGTACAAGGAGCACGGCGTAGACATTTCCAAAGAGATGGCAGGACTGATGCTGTCCGCGATCATTTCCGACACGCTTCTTCTCAAGTCCCCCACCTGCACCGACCAGGATGTGGCGGCAGCGCGTGAATTGGCGGAGATCGCTGGTGTCGACTTGGAAAGCTACGGCCTGGAAATGCTGAAGGCAGGCGCGGATCTTAGCGACAAATCTATCCAGCAGCTCATCTCCCTGGACGCCAAGGAGTTTCAAATGGGCAATTACAAAGTAGAAATCGCCCAGGTAAATGCCGTGGACGTCAACGAAGTCATGGTTCGTCAAGCCGAGCTCGAGGCTGCTCTTTCCGCCATTATCGAAGAAAAAGGGCTCGACCTGTTCCTATTTGTCGTGACCGATATTCTGAACAATGATTCCATCGGACTGGCATTGGGCAAGGCTGCTCATGCCGTGGAAAAAGCGTACAACGTACAGCTGGATCAGAACAAAGCGGTGCTGAAAGGCGTCGTCTCCCGCAAAAAGCAAATCGTGCCTGTTTTGACGGATACGCTCTCCAGCATGTAA
- a CDS encoding thioesterase II family protein, producing the protein MPKYKLFCLPHAGGSASAYAKWKPLFLPRMEVVPVELAGRGARLKEKLNRSMEHAVFDIYEQIQGQVDEGPYAILGHSMGSLLAFELLHQLSARGHRLPQLAVFSGSNPPHRPVGKRRHLLSDEELREELLLFGGTPEELLLHEELLEIIMPIIRADFQIVETYRPQNTSVAFDCDFLVLQGKADLFTSAKQAGEWGRYTRRLCHLEPFPGGHFILFEHEEEIARLILQKMEAKTRALFLHPH; encoded by the coding sequence TTGCCCAAGTACAAACTATTTTGCCTTCCGCACGCCGGTGGTTCTGCCAGCGCATATGCGAAGTGGAAGCCTCTGTTCCTGCCGAGAATGGAAGTGGTGCCAGTGGAGCTCGCGGGGAGAGGAGCGAGGTTGAAGGAAAAGTTGAACCGCAGCATGGAGCATGCAGTTTTCGACATCTACGAGCAGATACAGGGGCAGGTGGATGAGGGACCCTATGCGATTCTGGGACACAGCATGGGGAGCCTGCTCGCATTTGAACTGCTTCATCAACTCTCCGCCCGCGGACACAGGCTGCCCCAACTCGCGGTCTTTTCCGGCAGCAATCCGCCCCATCGGCCGGTGGGGAAGAGAAGACATCTCCTCTCTGACGAGGAGTTGCGGGAGGAGCTGCTGTTGTTTGGAGGGACGCCCGAGGAGCTTTTGCTGCATGAAGAGCTCCTGGAAATCATCATGCCGATCATCCGGGCGGATTTCCAGATCGTCGAGACGTACAGACCCCAAAACACTTCGGTTGCTTTTGATTGTGATTTTTTGGTTTTACAGGGGAAAGCCGATTTGTTTACGTCTGCGAAACAAGCGGGGGAATGGGGCAGGTACACGAGGCGATTGTGTCACCTGGAGCCGTTTCCCGGCGGTCATTTTATTCTGTTTGAACACGAGGAGGAAATTGCCCGTTTGATTCTGCAAAAAATGGAAGCGAAAACCCGCGCACTATTTCTCCATCCGCACTGA
- a CDS encoding 4'-phosphopantetheinyl transferase family protein, with translation MVQVYAVKVPAVMPQHIYDALIEQVSDEKRQKISRFRKQADACRTLLADVLARTVVSRTHQIAKEELDFQYDAYGKPSVKGRAHIHFNASHSGDWVVLAISPAPVGIDVEKITPQHVGIAKRFFSPIEYEDFARQPVENRCAYFYDLWTLKEAYLKAVGKGLSIPLDSFAIRKQGHDHFYLSAHAESPERWYFKQYGLDPAYKLSVCAQTREFTDELYVTQPSELLT, from the coding sequence ATGGTCCAGGTCTATGCAGTAAAAGTACCAGCCGTCATGCCGCAGCATATCTATGATGCGCTGATCGAACAGGTTTCGGATGAAAAACGCCAGAAAATCAGCAGATTCCGCAAGCAGGCGGATGCCTGCCGGACGTTGTTGGCGGATGTGCTTGCCCGTACCGTCGTCTCGCGAACGCACCAGATCGCAAAGGAAGAGCTCGACTTTCAGTACGATGCATATGGCAAACCATCTGTAAAAGGGAGAGCTCACATCCACTTCAATGCGTCCCATTCCGGAGACTGGGTCGTTCTCGCCATAAGCCCGGCTCCGGTTGGGATCGACGTGGAAAAGATCACTCCCCAGCATGTGGGCATTGCCAAACGTTTTTTTTCGCCGATCGAATACGAGGACTTCGCAAGACAGCCGGTGGAAAACCGTTGCGCTTATTTTTACGATCTTTGGACGCTGAAGGAGGCCTATCTGAAGGCAGTGGGCAAGGGGCTGTCCATACCGTTGGACTCGTTTGCGATCCGCAAGCAGGGGCACGACCATTTTTATTTGTCCGCCCACGCTGAGTCGCCCGAGCGTTGGTATTTTAAACAATATGGCCTCGACCCGGCCTATAAGCTGTCCGTTTGCGCACAGACGCGGGAATTTACCGATGAGCTGTACGTGACTCAGCCTTCTGAGCTGCTGACCTAG
- a CDS encoding efflux RND transporter permease subunit has protein sequence MIDLLLKRRLIIYLSTLLIVIAGLGSLYSFNIELLPKTNLPQISVRVSGAALPPEEMEEKVTNPIEQELRTVAGITDYTSRTGTGFSQIMITAEGSQGEKVKQEVQTIVNRLRNGFPQGIDQVDITQMNLGDEQLIDFALVGADPQALLQIAHTTIRNKIKAVPGVKAVDVMERSIGNEITITLDPDRIAVYGMTVSRVMEQLQMMNGKQAVGMIENTGFDTVVMVDGSIKSVHQLTSVLIETPMGAVPLHTLATIQDNRGKISDSVGMTNGQVLVQISVTRGAGTDLIETQRQVEQAVKEVVDASNGQYEAKVMFEGGSFIENAVGNLSRDVMIGGLLAVLILLVFLRNWQVTLVIATTLPLSAFMTFIAMKVAGYHIDLVTLVSLSLCVGLVVDAAIVMLESIYQFREKGETLHSAIVKGSKEVFTPILTSQLTLIVVFLPLLFADFEDWLKPILHTIAFTVTSTIVASTIAAYFFVPVFAQRFLKHDKGSALKAGEGTKQLTVVGWFYRLLQMALRHRVKTVLVAVVLFIGVMMLAPFIKMGENLNPYENLMQAEIRMPSGFTVEMTKQAGLEAEESLRQIADVQDVFFFASEEMAQFYISLVGKKQRQHSKEELTKAINERLSRVTYVERVSTTFGGSGEDAPIQINVIGEDLETSREIAGDIEKLLATVPGVINIRNDYDQGKEKLTLIPDQEKMLRLGVDQRSLLGQLGMILGDQVVTKMTMNGMEVDVVAKLPEAWMKHPDQLRSLMITTATGAQVRLAELGEIQHGKSPVVLKHEKGDRLLTVSAELLGTDLGSSGRAIKEKLSTLAAVPGHKVEIAGKLKEQTANMTQALFVFLAVVAIIYVILVTQFGRLSHPFIILLTIPMALVGVVIGFLLTRRTLGEMAMIGVIMLVGIVVSNAILLIDRINLLRRRGYQLNEAILQGTKDRVRPVLMTKLTAILGMLPMALGLSEGSDLQTTLATAVIGGLITHTMVTLVLVPVLYSLFEGRKEKRSQKRREKWETEAISIR, from the coding sequence ATGATCGATTTATTACTGAAGCGACGGCTGATCATCTACTTGTCCACTCTCCTGATAGTGATTGCTGGATTAGGTTCCCTGTATTCTTTTAACATCGAACTGCTTCCGAAGACCAATCTTCCGCAGATCAGCGTCCGGGTCTCCGGTGCGGCTCTGCCTCCTGAAGAGATGGAAGAAAAAGTGACGAACCCAATCGAACAGGAGCTCAGGACGGTCGCGGGAATAACGGATTACACCTCGCGGACCGGCACGGGTTTTTCCCAGATCATGATCACGGCGGAAGGAAGCCAGGGGGAAAAAGTAAAGCAAGAGGTGCAAACCATTGTGAACCGCTTGCGAAACGGATTTCCCCAAGGCATCGACCAGGTAGACATCACACAGATGAATCTGGGGGATGAGCAGCTGATCGATTTTGCTCTGGTGGGTGCCGATCCCCAGGCGCTTCTCCAGATCGCCCATACCACGATTCGGAACAAAATCAAAGCGGTGCCAGGGGTAAAAGCAGTCGATGTCATGGAACGGAGTATCGGAAATGAAATCACCATCACGCTGGATCCCGATCGGATTGCCGTCTACGGCATGACAGTTTCCCGCGTGATGGAGCAACTGCAGATGATGAACGGGAAACAGGCTGTCGGCATGATCGAAAATACCGGATTTGACACGGTCGTCATGGTGGACGGCTCGATCAAAAGCGTTCACCAGCTCACTTCCGTGCTGATTGAAACACCGATGGGCGCTGTCCCCCTCCATACCCTGGCCACGATACAAGACAACCGGGGAAAAATCTCGGACTCTGTCGGGATGACAAACGGTCAGGTGCTGGTGCAGATCAGCGTGACACGAGGAGCGGGTACTGACCTGATCGAGACCCAGAGACAGGTGGAGCAGGCCGTAAAAGAAGTGGTTGATGCATCCAATGGTCAATATGAAGCCAAAGTGATGTTTGAAGGCGGCTCCTTTATCGAAAACGCGGTGGGCAATTTGAGCCGGGACGTGATGATCGGGGGATTGCTCGCGGTACTCATCCTGCTGGTGTTCTTGCGAAATTGGCAGGTCACTCTCGTCATCGCGACAACGCTACCGCTATCGGCTTTCATGACTTTCATCGCGATGAAAGTCGCGGGCTACCACATCGATCTGGTGACACTGGTCTCACTCAGTCTTTGTGTCGGACTGGTCGTCGATGCGGCGATCGTGATGCTGGAGAGCATCTATCAATTCCGGGAAAAAGGGGAGACTTTGCACAGCGCGATCGTCAAAGGAAGCAAAGAGGTATTCACGCCGATTCTCACCTCCCAGCTGACGCTGATCGTGGTTTTCTTGCCGCTTCTGTTTGCCGATTTTGAGGACTGGCTAAAGCCGATTCTGCACACCATCGCGTTTACGGTGACTTCCACGATCGTCGCTTCCACCATCGCTGCCTATTTTTTCGTGCCAGTATTTGCGCAAAGATTCTTGAAGCATGACAAAGGCTCGGCCCTAAAAGCAGGGGAGGGCACAAAGCAGCTCACCGTGGTCGGCTGGTTTTATCGGCTTTTGCAAATGGCCCTGAGACACCGCGTAAAAACCGTGCTTGTGGCTGTCGTCCTGTTCATAGGCGTGATGATGCTTGCTCCTTTCATCAAGATGGGTGAAAATTTGAACCCCTATGAAAATCTGATGCAGGCGGAAATCAGGATGCCCAGCGGCTTTACCGTAGAGATGACCAAACAGGCGGGGCTTGAGGCGGAAGAAAGTTTGCGCCAGATCGCGGATGTTCAGGATGTGTTTTTCTTTGCCAGTGAGGAGATGGCCCAGTTTTACATTTCCCTCGTGGGCAAAAAACAACGCCAGCACAGCAAAGAAGAATTGACCAAAGCAATCAATGAACGTCTCTCCCGGGTGACGTACGTGGAAAGGGTATCGACCACATTTGGTGGCAGCGGGGAAGACGCCCCGATTCAGATCAATGTGATCGGGGAAGATCTGGAAACCAGCCGCGAGATCGCGGGAGATATCGAAAAACTGCTGGCGACCGTTCCCGGCGTCATCAATATACGCAATGATTACGACCAGGGAAAAGAAAAGCTGACGCTGATTCCGGATCAAGAGAAGATGCTCCGGCTCGGTGTGGACCAGCGATCGCTGCTTGGCCAGCTCGGCATGATCCTGGGTGATCAAGTCGTAACGAAAATGACGATGAACGGCATGGAAGTCGATGTCGTCGCCAAGCTGCCGGAAGCATGGATGAAGCATCCGGATCAGTTGCGCAGCCTCATGATTACGACAGCGACGGGTGCTCAGGTCCGTCTCGCGGAGCTGGGAGAAATCCAGCACGGTAAATCTCCGGTCGTATTGAAGCATGAAAAAGGGGATCGACTCCTGACCGTATCGGCGGAATTGCTCGGAACAGATCTGGGAAGCAGTGGCCGTGCGATTAAAGAAAAGCTGAGCACGCTTGCCGCCGTGCCTGGCCATAAGGTGGAAATCGCCGGAAAGCTGAAAGAGCAGACAGCCAATATGACACAGGCTCTGTTCGTTTTCCTCGCAGTGGTGGCCATCATCTACGTCATTCTGGTCACCCAATTTGGCCGATTGTCGCATCCGTTTATCATCTTGTTAACCATACCGATGGCGCTGGTGGGCGTCGTGATCGGATTTTTGCTGACGAGGCGGACGCTCGGAGAGATGGCGATGATTGGCGTCATCATGCTGGTCGGGATCGTGGTGTCCAATGCGATCCTGTTGATCGACCGGATCAATCTGCTGAGAAGACGCGGTTATCAATTGAACGAAGCGATTCTCCAAGGGACGAAAGATCGTGTGCGCCCTGTCCTGATGACCAAGCTGACGGCGATCCTCGGGATGCTGCCGATGGCACTGGGACTGTCAGAGGGGTCCGATCTGCAAACCACGCTAGCTACTGCCGTGATTGGCGGATTGATTACCCATACGATGGTGACGCTCGTCTTGGTTCCCGTGCTGTATTCCCTGTTTGAGGGCAGAAAAGAAAAACGCTCACAAAAACGCCGCGAAAAATGGGAGACGGAAGCGATTTCGATACGCTAG
- a CDS encoding efflux RND transporter periplasmic adaptor subunit, producing the protein MRKKAFFLAGSILLILTGCAPAQQANHLEEEPQAKVVQVFTVRQQAEQPVHKTLGIVEARGDLLLSFGSAGKIGNVQVSKGDKVKQGQLLATLETGYLQSSIDVAQSEVEAASARRSKVLKGAAEEEIQKQRLQVQSDLLRQQQVQQDMENGKRLFAGGAISQKELELLEAQAQQAALTLKSSQLQLEQLVNGTKAEDVTVAAAAVKQAQGRVEQVRQTIDETRIVAPVSGTIVDVSKRTGELVGPGEVVFHLMDTDQVVVEIQVDEDQLQSYQAGASVQVSNDQGLKSEGTIAFVSPARDRVTGKYAVEIAVPNPQEAWRHGMIATVEKPQKLSGFIVPLESVGISGSERFVMVVEDGVIARKVVETGRIIGNQMEILSGVKEGDQLLRTGITYYVAGEKVIAKED; encoded by the coding sequence GTGCGGAAAAAAGCTTTTTTTCTAGCAGGCTCAATCCTGTTGATCTTAACTGGTTGTGCTCCTGCCCAGCAGGCAAACCATCTGGAGGAAGAACCCCAGGCAAAAGTGGTCCAGGTCTTCACTGTCCGGCAACAGGCAGAACAACCTGTCCATAAGACGCTGGGGATCGTGGAAGCCAGAGGGGACCTCCTTCTCTCATTTGGCTCTGCCGGGAAAATCGGAAATGTACAGGTATCCAAGGGGGATAAGGTAAAGCAGGGACAGCTTCTGGCTACGCTGGAGACGGGCTATCTGCAAAGCAGTATCGACGTCGCCCAGAGCGAGGTAGAAGCGGCAAGCGCCCGCAGGTCCAAAGTGCTCAAAGGCGCTGCCGAAGAAGAGATCCAGAAGCAGCGGCTGCAGGTACAGAGTGACTTGCTTAGGCAGCAGCAGGTCCAGCAAGACATGGAAAATGGCAAGCGCTTGTTCGCTGGCGGAGCCATTTCCCAAAAAGAGCTGGAGCTGTTGGAAGCACAAGCGCAGCAGGCGGCCTTGACACTGAAAAGCTCGCAGCTTCAGCTCGAACAGCTGGTGAATGGGACGAAGGCGGAGGATGTGACGGTCGCTGCCGCCGCTGTCAAACAGGCGCAAGGCCGCGTGGAACAAGTGAGGCAAACCATTGATGAGACCCGGATCGTCGCGCCGGTCTCCGGCACAATCGTCGATGTGAGCAAACGGACAGGTGAGCTGGTCGGTCCCGGGGAGGTCGTTTTTCACTTGATGGATACGGACCAGGTCGTGGTGGAGATACAGGTCGATGAGGATCAGCTGCAGAGCTACCAGGCAGGCGCAAGCGTGCAGGTAAGCAATGATCAGGGGCTGAAGAGCGAGGGGACGATTGCCTTTGTTTCCCCGGCACGCGATCGGGTCACGGGGAAATACGCGGTCGAAATTGCCGTGCCGAATCCGCAGGAGGCATGGCGTCATGGAATGATTGCGACCGTCGAGAAGCCGCAGAAATTGAGCGGTTTCATCGTTCCTCTGGAGAGCGTCGGCATCTCTGGCTCCGAGCGCTTCGTGATGGTCGTCGAGGACGGTGTCATCGCGAGAAAGGTGGTAGAAACGGGTCGAATCATCGGGAACCAGATGGAGATTCTCTCAGGCGTAAAGGAAGGCGACCAGCTGCTTCGTACCGGTATAACCTACTACGTAGCGGGTGAGAAGGTAATCGCTAAGGAGGACTAA
- the epsC gene encoding serine O-acetyltransferase EpsC, with protein sequence MALSWDDKETVAHQLYHVLKSKDNTYLRISRHALEKRAMAFIQSVYTLFFPDHLVIPEHEKDFLNWLTEQASEVEEKIVDLLHPITCHDTNGRALGNCDEAGGCRAHADELIHKMPEIRRLISYDVTAVYEGDPAATGVEEVILAYPGIFAVVVYRVAHALLNQGVDVIPRMLTECAHAVTGIDIHPGAKIGKGFFIDHGTGVVIGETCEIGDHVKIYQGVTLGALSIPKNKRSSPLVDQKRHPTIKDDVTIYAGATILGGKTVIGERVQIGGNVWCTESVPPNSRVLNRPSIEIGTRRQELKQPTLPERC encoded by the coding sequence ATGGCACTTTCATGGGACGACAAAGAGACGGTTGCTCATCAGCTGTACCATGTCTTGAAAAGCAAGGACAACACGTATCTGCGCATTTCCAGACATGCGCTCGAAAAGCGTGCGATGGCGTTCATTCAGTCTGTGTACACACTCTTTTTCCCCGATCATTTGGTGATTCCCGAACACGAAAAGGATTTTCTGAACTGGCTGACCGAGCAAGCCTCCGAGGTGGAAGAAAAGATCGTTGATCTGCTTCATCCGATCACCTGTCATGACACCAACGGGCGTGCATTGGGAAATTGTGACGAAGCTGGCGGATGCCGCGCTCACGCGGATGAATTGATTCACAAAATGCCGGAAATTCGACGGTTGATCAGCTATGATGTGACGGCAGTCTACGAGGGTGACCCGGCCGCCACCGGAGTAGAAGAGGTGATCCTGGCATATCCGGGGATATTTGCGGTGGTGGTGTATCGGGTGGCGCATGCGCTGCTGAACCAGGGGGTCGACGTGATTCCCCGCATGCTGACAGAGTGTGCCCACGCGGTGACGGGAATCGATATACACCCGGGAGCCAAGATTGGCAAAGGTTTCTTTATCGACCACGGGACAGGGGTCGTCATCGGCGAGACGTGCGAGATTGGCGACCATGTCAAGATCTATCAAGGGGTGACGCTTGGCGCATTGAGCATCCCGAAAAACAAGCGGAGCTCCCCGCTAGTCGATCAGAAGCGGCATCCCACGATAAAGGATGATGTCACCATCTACGCGGGAGCGACGATTCTCGGCGGCAAAACGGTCATCGGGGAAAGGGTGCAAATTGGTGGGAACGTCTGGTGCACCGAAAGTGTTCCCCCTAACAGCAGGGTCCTGAATCGTCCCTCCATCGAGATTGGAACCAGACGACAAGAGCTGAAGCAGCCCACCCTGCCGGAACGCTGCTGA
- a CDS encoding DUF1360 domain-containing protein: MDMSMTTLIVLSLACFRLTHLLISDVITAPIRWIFVEEVEEPDAQGRMNKYVYPKMPAWKAIFGILFSCPWCMGVWVGAALTAGWYYYPSITFAISLIFAISAVAGLLETVTRYWAVHTYSPTQTQLNKFDEIKQQFMDSKNKSA, from the coding sequence ATGGATATGAGCATGACCACTCTGATCGTTCTGAGCTTGGCCTGTTTTCGCCTGACCCATTTGCTGATTTCTGATGTCATCACCGCTCCCATTCGCTGGATTTTTGTCGAAGAGGTGGAAGAGCCGGATGCGCAAGGCCGGATGAACAAATACGTCTATCCCAAAATGCCTGCCTGGAAAGCGATCTTCGGGATTCTCTTTTCCTGCCCATGGTGCATGGGCGTGTGGGTAGGGGCAGCCTTGACCGCCGGCTGGTATTACTACCCGTCGATTACCTTTGCCATCTCCCTCATCTTCGCGATTTCCGCGGTCGCCGGATTGCTGGAAACCGTTACTCGCTACTGGGCCGTTCATACGTACAGCCCGACCCAAACGCAACTAAACAAATTTGACGAAATTAAACAACAATTCATGGATAGCAAAAATAAATCCGCCTGA
- a CDS encoding fatty acyl-AMP ligase, with product MGQTGLVSPRVEDQFSTLVQMLQYRAEQMPDRLAFQYLLHGEEEGPSFTYRELDLRARSIGGYLRQKGLEGKRVLLLYHAGLDFIEAYFGCLYANVIAVPAYPPKGNHHMQRLQAIIHDSAASAVLTTSQVKESVTHSADSGGLHQIEWLANDAISAAEAASWSKPYADEETIAFLQYTSGSTGSPKGVMVTHGNLLHNFRSIQTSFALTEETPILSWLPLFHDLGLIGKVLLSVYTGSPAYLMSPLDFIQRPRRWPAAISKYRIYYSGGPNFAYDMTVRKTKPEEREQWDLSCWRVAMNGAEPIQSETLRRFAEAFEPSGFRLEYFHPGYGLAENTLMVSARGIQQRLGIYEVSKQALNDGYAAEPLDESDRKEVVGCGHTSTDQEVRIVHPDTRQTCGDNEVGEIWVKGKSAAKGYWDKPEVSREVFYAQTADGEDGPYLRTGDLGFTRNGEIIVTGRIKDMIIMHGQNHYPQDIEYTIETCDPIFRPNSSAAFTVDKDGEEVLIVVAEVHRKYWPVSRQTFAESKVSHRTPVVLEEIWTTARKAVAEAHELRLHELVLIKEQSIPKTSSGKIQRNACKQEYLSRSLSIWGEGAEQ from the coding sequence ATGGGACAAACAGGACTGGTCTCACCCAGGGTAGAGGATCAATTTTCTACCCTGGTCCAGATGCTGCAGTACAGAGCGGAGCAGATGCCTGACCGTTTGGCGTTTCAGTATCTGCTCCACGGCGAGGAGGAAGGGCCCAGCTTCACCTACCGGGAGCTGGATCTGCGGGCGCGCTCCATCGGGGGGTATCTGCGCCAAAAAGGGCTGGAGGGCAAGCGCGTCCTCCTCCTGTATCACGCCGGATTGGATTTTATTGAAGCCTATTTCGGCTGTCTCTACGCAAACGTCATCGCGGTTCCTGCCTATCCCCCAAAAGGAAACCACCACATGCAAAGACTACAGGCCATCATCCACGACTCGGCAGCAAGTGCGGTCTTAACCACCTCGCAAGTAAAGGAAAGCGTGACCCATTCAGCAGACAGCGGCGGCCTGCACCAGATCGAATGGCTGGCCAATGACGCGATTTCCGCCGCGGAAGCCGCAAGTTGGTCAAAGCCGTATGCCGATGAGGAGACCATTGCCTTTTTGCAGTACACCTCCGGTTCCACCGGCTCTCCAAAGGGTGTCATGGTGACACACGGCAATCTGCTGCACAATTTCCGCAGCATCCAGACCTCCTTCGCCTTGACAGAAGAGACGCCCATCCTCAGCTGGCTGCCGCTGTTTCACGATCTCGGGCTGATCGGCAAGGTGCTGCTTTCGGTATATACCGGTTCTCCCGCTTATCTGATGTCGCCCTTGGATTTTATCCAGCGGCCCAGACGCTGGCCGGCTGCCATATCCAAGTACCGCATCTATTATAGCGGCGGACCCAATTTTGCATATGACATGACGGTGCGCAAAACAAAACCGGAAGAGCGTGAACAATGGGATCTCTCCTGCTGGCGGGTGGCCATGAACGGTGCCGAGCCGATTCAAAGCGAGACGCTGCGCAGGTTCGCCGAAGCGTTCGAGCCCTCCGGCTTCCGCCTGGAGTACTTTCATCCCGGCTATGGTCTGGCAGAAAACACGTTGATGGTATCCGCAAGAGGCATCCAGCAAAGGCTCGGGATCTACGAGGTGAGCAAACAAGCGCTGAACGACGGGTACGCTGCCGAACCGCTGGACGAATCGGATCGGAAAGAGGTAGTCGGCTGCGGCCATACCTCTACGGATCAAGAGGTGCGGATCGTACATCCGGATACCCGCCAGACATGCGGAGACAATGAAGTCGGGGAGATTTGGGTCAAAGGGAAAAGCGCAGCGAAGGGGTATTGGGACAAGCCGGAGGTCTCCCGAGAGGTGTTTTATGCGCAGACCGCTGACGGCGAAGACGGACCGTATTTGCGCACAGGGGATCTGGGCTTTACGCGCAACGGTGAGATCATCGTCACAGGGCGCATCAAGGACATGATTATCATGCATGGTCAAAATCATTATCCGCAGGATATCGAGTACACCATCGAAACCTGTGATCCGATCTTTCGCCCGAACAGTTCGGCTGCGTTTACGGTTGACAAGGACGGCGAAGAGGTCCTGATTGTCGTCGCCGAGGTGCATCGCAAATACTGGCCGGTCAGCAGGCAGACGTTTGCCGAAAGCAAGGTCAGCCATCGTACGCCCGTCGTTCTGGAGGAGATCTGGACCACTGCCAGGAAAGCCGTCGCCGAAGCGCATGAATTGCGTTTGCACGAGCTCGTCTTGATCAAAGAGCAGTCCATCCCCAAAACATCGAGCGGGAAAATCCAGCGCAACGCCTGCAAGCAGGAATACCTGAGCCGTTCCCTGTCCATCTGGGGCGAGGGAGCAGAGCAGTGA